Proteins from one Streptosporangium becharense genomic window:
- a CDS encoding heparinase II/III family protein: MRRRTQALVVSFVLLMTAGTTAGTAEAGEAAANREARRTAECQGDWLPATPTSSDIMDGRLEFLDLPPVKVGKDVDWRTDPYRNRSWSMVFHSLRWMGRLVADYETNEDRTYLTRAVEIAKDWVADNPRGGARTSPYAWQEHPIALRAPALVCLSKHVSEPWLTASLAEHAKMLADPKLYEKGHNHGIDQDIALLGIGCRYGRDQWADLAVRRLTETVKLDVDSQGALREQAPRYAIYVHDRLKVAMENIRSCGRKVPAEISRRWESMENFIAHSTQPDGFMVPIGDGGADVRPVGYAHPKQKVRVFGGGYVYGRTAWDKPESAFYSIRFGPGLKHHGHEDHLGVTYQAQGRDVLVDAGFHSYEKSAYRDWTVSPQAHNIPQVVGARFRPKTATALSRSSIGADRQSYRLTDRAYGVPRTRSVLVNHGQDVLAVLDTVPKGSKVRTLWHFSRDLTTVSNGGGRVVLKDKAGWKTTLVQVSMPSCEPVGPLKVVRGQTGPYQGWVSPAYLQKHPAPAVVSPAVGGPVLTVVVPGTDRPSVSCSGGKVTLETSEGPVSFRVSGANLS, encoded by the coding sequence GTGCGCCGCCGCACACAAGCACTCGTTGTCTCGTTCGTCCTCCTGATGACCGCCGGCACGACCGCCGGCACGGCGGAGGCCGGGGAGGCGGCGGCGAACCGGGAGGCCAGGCGCACCGCGGAGTGCCAGGGCGACTGGCTGCCCGCCACCCCGACGTCGTCCGACATCATGGACGGCCGGCTCGAATTCCTGGACCTCCCCCCGGTGAAGGTCGGCAAGGACGTCGACTGGCGCACCGACCCCTACCGCAACCGCTCCTGGAGCATGGTCTTCCACTCGTTGCGCTGGATGGGCCGTCTGGTCGCCGACTACGAGACCAACGAGGACAGGACGTACCTGACGCGGGCCGTCGAGATCGCCAAGGACTGGGTGGCCGACAACCCGCGGGGCGGCGCCCGGACCAGCCCCTACGCCTGGCAGGAGCACCCGATCGCGCTGCGCGCGCCCGCGCTGGTCTGCCTGAGCAAGCACGTCAGCGAGCCGTGGCTGACCGCCAGCCTGGCCGAGCACGCCAAGATGCTGGCCGACCCGAAACTGTACGAGAAGGGCCACAACCACGGCATCGACCAGGACATCGCGCTGCTGGGCATCGGCTGCCGCTACGGCCGCGACCAGTGGGCCGACCTCGCGGTCAGGCGGCTCACCGAGACCGTGAAGCTCGACGTCGACTCCCAGGGCGCCCTGCGCGAGCAGGCCCCGCGCTACGCGATCTACGTCCACGACCGGCTGAAGGTCGCCATGGAGAACATCAGGTCCTGCGGCCGGAAGGTGCCCGCGGAGATCTCCAGGCGGTGGGAGTCGATGGAGAACTTCATCGCGCACTCCACCCAGCCCGACGGGTTCATGGTCCCGATCGGCGACGGCGGCGCGGACGTGCGGCCGGTCGGCTACGCCCACCCCAAGCAGAAGGTACGGGTGTTCGGCGGCGGCTACGTCTACGGACGCACCGCCTGGGACAAGCCCGAGTCGGCCTTCTACTCCATCCGCTTCGGCCCCGGCCTGAAGCACCACGGCCACGAGGACCACCTCGGCGTGACCTACCAGGCGCAGGGCCGGGACGTCCTGGTCGACGCGGGGTTCCACTCGTACGAGAAGAGCGCCTACCGCGACTGGACCGTCTCCCCGCAGGCGCACAACATCCCGCAGGTGGTCGGCGCCCGGTTCCGTCCCAAGACGGCCACCGCTCTGAGCAGGTCGTCGATCGGGGCCGACCGGCAGAGCTACCGGCTGACCGACCGCGCCTACGGGGTGCCGAGGACCCGCTCGGTGCTGGTCAACCACGGCCAGGACGTGCTGGCCGTGCTGGACACGGTGCCCAAGGGATCGAAGGTCCGCACCCTCTGGCACTTCTCGCGGGACCTGACCACCGTGTCGAACGGCGGCGGCCGGGTCGTGCTCAAGGACAAGGCGGGCTGGAAGACGACGCTGGTGCAGGTCTCGATGCCCTCGTGCGAGCCGGTCGGCCCGCTGAAGGTGGTCCGCGGCCAGACCGGCCCGTACCAGGGCTGGGTCTCCCCCGCCTACCTGCAGAAGCACCCCGCTCCCGCGGTCGTCTCACCCGCCGTCGGCGGCCCGGTGCTGACCGTGGTGGTGCCCGGCACCGACCGGCCTTCGGTCTCCTGTTCCGGCGGCAAGGTCACCCTGGAGACGTCCGAGGGGCCGGTGAGCTTCCGGGTGTCCGGCGCGAACCTCTCCTGA
- a CDS encoding GlxA family transcriptional regulator encodes MSFTRVAIMLFDGIPLFEASVPIAVFGERRPGMPEFDVRAVSAEGGPIRTDIGVTLAAPHDLGAVDDAELVVVPTWRRPSDGPPPAREALDALRRAHRRGATVVGLCLGTFVVAAAGLLDGRGATTHWRYASLLAEMYPDVDVRPDVLYVDEGDVLTSAGSAGGIDLCLHLVRRTYGPKLAGDIARSLVVPPHRAGGQAQYIDHPVPPPSTGDPLGETLDWALRNLDRELTVGTLSARAMMSRRTFDRRFRQATGTTPAQWLLHQRVLQAQRLLESTREPVERVARSVGFASAVALRPHFRRRVGVSPSAYRETFGAAPDRTPVSRT; translated from the coding sequence ATGAGCTTCACCAGGGTCGCGATCATGCTGTTCGACGGGATCCCGCTGTTCGAGGCGTCGGTGCCGATCGCGGTCTTCGGTGAGCGGCGTCCCGGGATGCCGGAGTTCGACGTCCGGGCGGTGTCCGCCGAGGGCGGCCCGATCCGCACGGACATCGGCGTCACGCTCGCCGCGCCGCACGACCTGGGTGCCGTGGACGACGCCGAGCTGGTCGTCGTGCCGACCTGGCGGCGACCCTCCGACGGCCCCCCTCCCGCGCGGGAGGCGCTGGACGCCCTGCGCCGTGCCCACCGCCGTGGGGCGACCGTGGTCGGCCTCTGCCTGGGCACGTTCGTGGTGGCCGCCGCCGGACTGCTGGACGGACGCGGAGCCACGACCCACTGGCGTTACGCGTCGCTGCTGGCCGAGATGTACCCGGACGTCGACGTCCGGCCCGACGTCCTCTACGTCGACGAGGGCGACGTCCTCACCTCCGCGGGGAGCGCGGGCGGCATCGACCTGTGCCTGCACCTGGTCCGCCGGACGTACGGCCCCAAGCTGGCCGGCGACATCGCCAGGAGCCTGGTGGTGCCGCCGCACCGGGCCGGCGGGCAGGCCCAGTACATCGACCACCCCGTCCCGCCGCCGTCCACGGGCGACCCGCTCGGCGAGACCCTCGACTGGGCCCTGCGGAACCTCGACCGGGAGCTGACCGTCGGCACGCTGTCCGCCCGCGCCATGATGAGCCGCCGCACCTTCGACCGGCGTTTCCGGCAGGCCACCGGGACCACGCCCGCCCAGTGGCTGCTCCACCAGCGGGTGCTGCAGGCGCAGCGGTTGCTGGAGAGCACCCGTGAGCCCGTGGAACGGGTGGCCCGCAGCGTGGGGTTCGCCTCGGCGGTGGCGCTGCGTCCGCACTTCCGCCGCCGGGTCGGGGTCTCCCCCAGCGCCTACCGGGAGACCTTCGGCGCCGCCCCGGACCGCACTCCCGTCTCCCGCACCTGA
- a CDS encoding HD domain-containing protein, whose product MRFADIVIPDTPAARGALEVATAYCSPALLNHSVRAYLWAAAYAAARDIAFDAELLYVASMMHDIGLVKEFDSHTVPYEEAGGHVAWVFAAGAGWPVERRMRASEVVIRHMWDKVDVEQDPEGHLLELSTGLDISGRRPEDWPAELRAEVLERYPRLGIAPEFTACIRDQAARKPDSIAGDFVRGGVAERIAANALDR is encoded by the coding sequence ATGAGATTCGCCGACATCGTGATCCCCGACACCCCGGCCGCCCGCGGCGCCCTGGAGGTGGCGACCGCCTACTGCTCGCCCGCCCTGCTCAACCACTCGGTGCGGGCCTACCTGTGGGCGGCGGCGTACGCGGCGGCACGGGACATCGCCTTCGACGCCGAACTGCTGTATGTCGCGTCGATGATGCACGACATCGGCCTGGTCAAGGAGTTCGACAGCCACACGGTGCCGTACGAGGAGGCCGGTGGCCACGTCGCGTGGGTGTTCGCCGCCGGAGCCGGCTGGCCGGTCGAGCGCCGGATGCGCGCATCCGAGGTGGTCATCCGCCACATGTGGGACAAGGTGGACGTCGAGCAGGACCCCGAGGGGCACCTGCTCGAACTGTCGACCGGACTGGACATCTCCGGGCGGCGGCCGGAGGACTGGCCGGCCGAGCTCCGCGCCGAGGTGCTGGAGCGCTACCCCCGGCTGGGGATCGCCCCGGAGTTCACCGCGTGCATCAGGGACCAGGCCGCGCGCAAGCCCGACAGCATCGCCGGAGATTTCGTCCGCGGCGGAGTGGCCGAGCGCATCGCCGCCAACGCGCTGGACCGCTGA
- a CDS encoding antibiotic biosynthesis monooxygenase family protein — protein MPSVVKINVLTVSAEMREELERRFSGRAGVVESADGFEWFELLRPVDGTDRYLVYTRWRSEEDFTRWTESQAFQRGHAQAAGSGAPDHGHGAAEGGQAGQGHGQGHGHGQGPAASGAELWSFEVVQSAGPKQES, from the coding sequence GTGCCTTCGGTTGTGAAGATAAACGTCCTGACGGTGTCCGCGGAGATGCGCGAGGAGCTGGAGCGCCGTTTCTCCGGCCGGGCCGGAGTGGTGGAGTCCGCCGACGGGTTCGAGTGGTTCGAGCTGCTCCGTCCGGTCGACGGCACCGACCGGTATCTGGTCTACACGCGCTGGCGCTCCGAGGAGGACTTCACGCGCTGGACCGAGAGCCAGGCGTTCCAGCGGGGTCACGCCCAGGCCGCCGGATCCGGCGCGCCGGACCACGGCCACGGGGCGGCTGAGGGAGGGCAAGCGGGTCAGGGACACGGGCAGGGGCACGGTCACGGGCAGGGGCCCGCGGCCAGCGGGGCCGAGCTGTGGTCGTTCGAGGTCGTCCAGAGCGCCGGGCCCAAGCAGGAGTCCTGA
- a CDS encoding alkaline shock response membrane anchor protein AmaP, with translation MRDRTARGNRLGLLLTGLPLLVLGALGVARSLGALPRAWVPAGGPVLDAPTRAAFARQGPWPWWVVAAVAVALALLGLRWLLAQTRRHRLDGMRLDGGPAGITELRTRGVTDALAAEVAAHPSVLDASAALVGTQARPVVRLRVLVTEDARMDAVREQLGEVAVPHVRQALETERLPAVARVTLGGVPHPRRTLA, from the coding sequence ATGCGGGACAGGACCGCCCGGGGGAACCGGCTGGGGCTGCTGCTCACCGGGCTGCCGTTGCTCGTCCTGGGTGCTCTGGGCGTCGCGCGGAGCCTGGGTGCGCTCCCCCGGGCCTGGGTGCCGGCCGGCGGACCGGTCCTCGACGCCCCGACACGGGCCGCCTTCGCCCGTCAGGGCCCGTGGCCGTGGTGGGTGGTCGCGGCGGTGGCGGTGGCACTGGCACTGCTCGGGCTGCGCTGGCTGCTGGCCCAGACACGGCGCCACCGGCTGGACGGCATGCGCCTGGACGGCGGCCCCGCCGGGATCACCGAGCTCCGCACCCGCGGCGTGACCGACGCGCTGGCCGCCGAGGTGGCCGCGCATCCCTCGGTCCTCGACGCGAGCGCCGCGCTGGTCGGCACGCAGGCGCGTCCGGTCGTGCGGCTGCGCGTACTGGTGACCGAGGACGCGCGGATGGACGCGGTCCGCGAGCAACTGGGCGAGGTGGCGGTCCCGCACGTGCGCCAGGCGCTGGAGACCGAACGGCTCCCGGCCGTCGCCCGGGTGACCTTGGGAGGCGTGCCGCACCCGCGCAGGACCCTCGCCTGA
- a CDS encoding DUF6286 domain-containing protein, producing MSTPVPGPADRIFMAEPTMQTPTAPGAELTRPPAPPMPGTTAGNAAADRAAIRAFRPRRVVPSVVTAALMTVIGALVALEVVSALLDRPLRLVPYDRVLARASSTPWDSPWVTAGAGLVTLLGLTLVLLALLPGRPRLIPVRTGDRDLVIGVHRRGFAHTLAHAAEQVQGVGRARVRVRGRTARVEADSLVRDTTGLEEAVRQAVTARIAALCPVDDYRVRVRLRER from the coding sequence ATGAGCACCCCGGTTCCCGGCCCGGCCGACCGGATCTTCATGGCGGAACCCACCATGCAGACACCGACCGCACCCGGCGCGGAGCTCACGAGGCCACCGGCACCGCCGATGCCCGGCACGACGGCGGGGAACGCCGCCGCGGACCGGGCGGCGATCCGGGCCTTCAGGCCGCGCCGGGTGGTCCCCTCAGTCGTCACGGCCGCCCTGATGACCGTGATCGGCGCCCTGGTGGCCCTGGAGGTGGTCTCCGCCCTGCTGGACCGCCCGCTCCGGCTGGTCCCGTACGACCGTGTGCTCGCCCGGGCCTCGTCCACGCCCTGGGACTCGCCCTGGGTGACGGCCGGCGCCGGCCTGGTCACGCTGCTGGGCCTGACACTGGTCCTGCTCGCGCTGCTGCCCGGACGGCCCCGGCTCATCCCGGTCAGAACCGGTGACCGGGATCTGGTCATCGGCGTGCACCGCAGGGGGTTCGCCCACACCCTGGCCCACGCGGCCGAGCAGGTTCAGGGCGTCGGCCGTGCCCGCGTGCGGGTGCGCGGCAGGACTGCGCGGGTCGAGGCGGACAGTCTCGTACGGGACACCACCGGCCTGGAGGAGGCCGTACGGCAGGCGGTGACCGCGCGGATCGCCGCCCTCTGCCCGGTGGACGACTACCGCGTCCGCGTGCGCCTGCGGGAGAGGTGA
- a CDS encoding Asp23/Gls24 family envelope stress response protein yields the protein MPAQSVREIVPPERRGRTDIPGRVVSRIAARSAGEVARVREVGERGPRTFHGGTRATVDGRLTTLRLDVTVEYPAPIRQVTREVRRHVAERVRALTGLDVGHIDIEVVDVVPSRDASRPWDTAPMPVVPAGPAGPPGSAGLGGPAGATAYREPGTRLTGGATAYREEPG from the coding sequence GTGCCCGCCCAGTCGGTACGCGAGATCGTTCCGCCCGAGCGGCGCGGCCGGACGGACATCCCCGGCAGGGTCGTGTCGCGCATCGCGGCCCGCTCCGCCGGGGAGGTGGCACGGGTGCGGGAGGTCGGCGAGCGGGGGCCGCGGACCTTCCACGGGGGCACCCGGGCCACGGTCGACGGGCGGCTGACGACGCTGCGGCTGGACGTGACGGTGGAGTACCCGGCCCCGATCCGCCAGGTGACGCGGGAGGTCCGGCGCCACGTCGCGGAACGCGTCCGTGCTCTGACCGGCCTGGACGTCGGCCACATCGACATCGAGGTCGTCGACGTGGTGCCCTCCCGGGACGCGTCCCGCCCGTGGGACACCGCCCCGATGCCGGTCGTACCGGCCGGGCCGGCCGGACCGCCCGGATCCGCGGGCCTGGGCGGTCCGGCCGGCGCCACCGCCTACCGGGAACCGGGCACGCGCCTGACGGGAGGCGCCACTGCCTACCGGGAGGAGCCGGGATGA
- a CDS encoding Asp23/Gls24 family envelope stress response protein — MTEASTASRPKGEEAPVPRARTDAPATQSSLVTSRGTTTIESGVVAKIVGLAAREVSGVFDMGAGTARALGAVRGMVGAERSITQGVSVEVGERQAAVDLELVVEYGMAIPDLAGAVRRNVITAIERMCGLEVTEVNIKVSDVHMPGQEKEPAETSSAGPRVQ; from the coding sequence GTGACCGAAGCCAGCACGGCGAGCAGGCCGAAAGGCGAGGAGGCGCCGGTGCCCCGCGCCAGGACGGACGCTCCCGCGACCCAGAGCAGCCTGGTGACCTCCAGGGGGACCACCACCATCGAGAGCGGGGTCGTTGCCAAGATCGTCGGTCTGGCGGCCAGGGAGGTCTCCGGGGTCTTCGACATGGGGGCCGGCACGGCGCGCGCGCTCGGCGCGGTCCGTGGCATGGTCGGCGCCGAACGGAGCATCACGCAGGGGGTCTCGGTCGAGGTGGGCGAGCGGCAGGCCGCCGTCGACCTGGAACTGGTCGTCGAGTACGGCATGGCCATCCCCGACCTGGCCGGCGCGGTACGCCGGAACGTGATCACGGCGATCGAGCGCATGTGCGGGCTCGAGGTCACCGAAGTCAACATCAAGGTCTCCGACGTCCACATGCCCGGCCAGGAGAAGGAGCCGGCGGAGACCTCCTCGGCGGGACCGCGCGTTCAGTGA
- a CDS encoding fumarylacetoacetate hydrolase family protein: protein MRIARFSTGEGVGFGVVEGGPGEEFVAGISGHPFGPLQLTGERYSLSQVKLLAPMLPSKVVAIGRNYADHAREMGGQVPAEPLMFLKPSTSVIGAGEAIAYPTGLSRRVDFEGELAVVIGRLCREVPRERAHEVVFGYTCANDVTARDLQKKDVQFTRAKGFDTFCPLGPWIQTEFDPADAGITTSVNGEVRQDSRTSKLMYDIPALIAHVSAVMTLIPGDVILTGTPEGVGPLDVGDEVSVSIEGIGTLTNRVVSRD from the coding sequence GTGCGTATAGCCAGGTTCTCCACAGGTGAAGGTGTCGGCTTCGGCGTGGTCGAAGGAGGGCCCGGGGAGGAGTTCGTCGCCGGGATCTCCGGGCACCCGTTCGGGCCGCTCCAGCTGACCGGCGAACGTTACTCACTGTCCCAGGTCAAGCTGCTCGCCCCCATGCTGCCCAGCAAGGTCGTCGCCATCGGCAGGAACTACGCCGACCACGCCCGGGAGATGGGCGGACAGGTCCCCGCCGAGCCGCTGATGTTCCTCAAGCCGTCGACCTCGGTGATCGGCGCGGGCGAGGCCATCGCCTACCCGACCGGCCTGTCGCGGCGGGTCGACTTCGAGGGGGAGCTGGCCGTGGTGATCGGCAGGCTCTGCCGGGAGGTGCCCCGCGAACGGGCCCACGAGGTCGTCTTCGGTTACACCTGCGCCAACGACGTCACCGCCAGAGACCTGCAGAAGAAGGACGTGCAGTTCACCAGGGCCAAGGGGTTCGACACCTTCTGCCCGCTCGGCCCGTGGATCCAGACCGAGTTCGATCCGGCCGACGCGGGCATCACCACCTCGGTGAACGGCGAGGTCAGGCAGGACTCGCGCACCTCCAAGCTCATGTACGACATTCCGGCGCTGATCGCCCACGTGAGCGCGGTCATGACCCTGATCCCCGGCGACGTCATCCTCACCGGGACACCCGAGGGGGTCGGCCCGCTCGACGTCGGCGACGAGGTCAGCGTCTCCATCGAAGGAATCGGCACTCTCACCAACCGGGTGGTCTCGCGTGATTAG
- the gltX gene encoding glutamate--tRNA ligase — translation MFHVGGARSALFNWALAEQSGGRFVLRIEDTDAARNRPEWTEGIISALAWIGVNDDNPAFEGPYFQSSYEVQHREAAAKLIADGRAYYCTCTRDDVKARTGSEHKGYDGFCRERGLTEGAVRFRTPDEGVTVVEDLVRGTVEFPNGAMEDFVIARADGSPLFVLANVVDDIEMRITHVVRAEEHLSNTPKQQLLWQALGVAPPTWAHVPVIVNEKRQKLSKRRDKVALESYRDEGYLAEAMVNYLMLLGWGPGDDREIMPWSEMVPLFRLEDVNPSPAFFDEKKLRAFNGEYIRALPLAEFVARCDPWLAPEWDREVFARVAELAQTRIAVLSEITANVDFLFLDEPVFDQASWDKAMKNSAVEILTGYLARLETVAMDPESLKTALEEVGAEHGLKLGKAQAPVRVAVTGRTVGLPLFESIEALGRERSIERLRAALARLQG, via the coding sequence ATGTTCCATGTCGGCGGCGCCCGTTCGGCGTTGTTCAACTGGGCTCTGGCCGAACAGTCGGGCGGAAGGTTCGTGCTCCGCATCGAGGACACCGACGCCGCGCGCAACCGGCCCGAGTGGACCGAGGGCATCATCTCGGCGCTCGCGTGGATCGGCGTCAACGATGACAACCCCGCCTTCGAGGGCCCCTACTTCCAGTCGTCCTACGAGGTGCAGCACCGCGAGGCGGCGGCCAAACTGATCGCCGACGGCCGGGCGTACTACTGCACGTGCACCCGTGACGACGTCAAGGCCCGCACCGGGTCCGAGCACAAGGGCTACGACGGCTTCTGCCGCGAGCGCGGCCTGACCGAGGGGGCGGTCCGCTTCCGCACCCCCGACGAGGGCGTCACCGTGGTCGAGGACCTGGTCCGCGGCACCGTCGAGTTCCCCAACGGCGCGATGGAGGACTTCGTCATCGCCCGCGCCGACGGTTCCCCGCTGTTCGTGCTGGCCAACGTGGTCGACGACATCGAGATGCGGATCACCCACGTGGTCCGCGCCGAGGAGCACCTGTCCAACACGCCCAAGCAGCAGCTCCTGTGGCAGGCGCTCGGCGTCGCCCCGCCCACCTGGGCCCACGTGCCGGTCATCGTCAACGAGAAGCGCCAGAAGCTGTCCAAGCGCCGTGACAAGGTCGCCCTGGAGTCCTACCGGGACGAGGGCTACCTGGCCGAGGCGATGGTCAACTACCTGATGCTGCTCGGCTGGGGGCCGGGCGACGACCGGGAGATCATGCCCTGGTCGGAGATGGTGCCGCTGTTCCGGCTGGAGGACGTCAACCCCTCCCCGGCCTTCTTCGACGAGAAGAAGCTGCGCGCCTTCAACGGCGAGTACATCCGGGCGCTGCCCCTCGCCGAGTTCGTCGCCCGCTGCGACCCGTGGCTCGCCCCCGAATGGGACCGCGAGGTCTTCGCCCGGGTCGCCGAGCTGGCCCAGACCCGCATCGCCGTGCTGTCGGAGATCACGGCCAACGTCGACTTCCTCTTCCTGGACGAGCCCGTCTTCGACCAGGCGTCGTGGGACAAGGCCATGAAGAACTCCGCGGTGGAGATCCTCACCGGCTACCTGGCCCGTCTGGAGACGGTCGCCATGGATCCCGAGTCGCTCAAGACCGCCCTGGAGGAGGTCGGCGCCGAGCACGGCCTCAAGCTCGGCAAGGCCCAGGCGCCGGTGCGGGTGGCCGTCACCGGACGCACCGTGGGGCTGCCGCTGTTCGAGTCGATCGAGGCGCTCGGCCGCGAGCGCTCCATCGAGCGCCTCCGCGCCGCCCTGGCCAGGCTCCAGGGCTGA
- a CDS encoding M3 family metallopeptidase has protein sequence MAENPFFAPSTLPYKLPPFAEIREEHYLPAFERGMADQLREVQEIADNPEPATFANTIEALERSGQILKRTATVFMSIASSDATDGIREIETEVYPKLTKHADAIHLNRPLYARIRQVATDDPEEAWLLEKYRVDFVRAGADLSETEQERLRELNEELTRLATAFAQNLLTASTSSALVVDDVTLLDGLSESAIKSIEKDGRYVLPLLNFTNQPALAELTDRETRRRLYELSVDRAPENFELAVRMATLRAERAALLGYPSHAAYSVADQTAKTTDAVEEMLGKLAGPAVANARREAEALSEQAGFPIEPWDWSFYAEKVRKARYDFDGAELRPYFELDRVLRDGVFHAAGELYGITFAERDDLTGYHPDVRVFEVSEADGSPLGLFVFDPYARPTKRGGAWMNNLVDQSHLFGERPVVMNNLNITKPAEGPTLLTFDEVVTAFHEFGHALHGLFSDVRFPRVSGTEVPRDFVEYPSQVNEMWATWPSVLANFARHHETGEPVPAELLEKMRAAEKFNQGFATVEYLAAALLDWAWHKLAAGEVVEDARAFEQAALERAGIAFELVGPRYRTNYFAHIFSSGVGGYSAGYYSYIWSEVLDAESVEWFKENGGLRRENGDRFRSALLAVGGSRDAMDAFRDFRGRDPRIEPLLERRGLLA, from the coding sequence TTGGCCGAGAACCCGTTCTTCGCCCCCAGCACGCTGCCCTACAAGCTGCCGCCGTTCGCGGAGATCAGGGAGGAGCACTACCTCCCCGCCTTCGAGCGCGGCATGGCCGACCAGCTGCGCGAGGTTCAGGAGATCGCCGACAACCCGGAGCCGGCGACGTTCGCCAACACGATCGAGGCGCTGGAGCGCTCGGGGCAGATCCTGAAGCGGACCGCGACCGTCTTCATGAGCATCGCCTCCTCCGACGCCACGGACGGCATCCGGGAGATCGAGACCGAGGTCTACCCCAAGCTGACCAAGCACGCCGACGCGATCCACCTCAACCGTCCCCTCTACGCCCGGATCCGCCAGGTCGCCACCGACGACCCCGAGGAGGCGTGGCTGCTGGAGAAGTACCGCGTCGACTTCGTCCGGGCCGGCGCCGACCTGTCCGAGACCGAGCAGGAGCGTCTGCGGGAGCTCAATGAGGAGCTCACCCGGCTCGCCACCGCCTTCGCCCAGAACCTGCTGACCGCCTCCACCTCCTCGGCGCTGGTCGTCGACGACGTCACGCTGCTGGACGGGCTCTCCGAGAGCGCGATCAAGTCGATCGAGAAGGACGGCCGGTACGTCCTGCCGCTGCTCAACTTCACCAACCAGCCCGCGCTGGCCGAGCTGACCGACCGGGAGACCCGCCGCCGGCTGTACGAGCTCTCGGTCGACCGGGCCCCGGAGAACTTCGAGCTGGCCGTGCGGATGGCGACGCTCCGCGCCGAGCGGGCGGCGCTGCTCGGCTACCCCAGCCACGCCGCCTACTCCGTCGCCGACCAGACCGCCAAGACCACCGACGCGGTCGAGGAGATGCTCGGCAAGCTCGCGGGCCCCGCGGTGGCCAACGCCCGTCGCGAGGCCGAGGCGCTGAGCGAGCAGGCCGGGTTCCCCATCGAGCCGTGGGACTGGTCGTTCTACGCGGAGAAGGTGCGCAAGGCCCGCTACGACTTCGACGGCGCCGAACTGCGTCCGTACTTCGAGCTGGACCGGGTGCTGCGGGACGGCGTCTTCCACGCCGCCGGCGAGCTGTACGGGATCACCTTCGCCGAACGCGACGACCTGACCGGCTACCACCCGGACGTGCGGGTCTTCGAGGTCTCCGAGGCCGACGGCTCACCGCTCGGCCTGTTCGTGTTCGACCCCTACGCCCGGCCCACCAAGCGGGGCGGCGCCTGGATGAACAACCTGGTGGACCAGTCCCATCTGTTCGGCGAGCGGCCCGTGGTGATGAACAACCTCAACATCACCAAGCCCGCCGAGGGGCCGACGCTGCTGACCTTCGACGAGGTCGTCACCGCCTTCCACGAGTTCGGCCACGCGCTGCACGGGCTCTTCTCCGACGTGCGCTTCCCTCGGGTCTCCGGCACGGAGGTGCCGCGCGACTTCGTGGAGTACCCCTCGCAGGTCAACGAGATGTGGGCCACCTGGCCGTCGGTCCTCGCCAACTTCGCCAGGCACCACGAGACCGGCGAGCCGGTGCCCGCCGAGCTCCTGGAGAAGATGAGGGCGGCCGAGAAGTTCAACCAGGGCTTCGCCACCGTCGAGTATCTGGCGGCGGCGCTCCTCGACTGGGCCTGGCACAAGCTCGCCGCCGGCGAGGTCGTCGAGGACGCCCGGGCGTTCGAGCAGGCGGCCCTGGAGCGCGCCGGAATCGCCTTCGAGCTGGTCGGCCCCCGTTACCGGACGAACTACTTCGCCCACATCTTCTCCAGCGGCGTGGGCGGCTACAGCGCCGGCTACTACTCCTACATCTGGAGCGAGGTGCTCGACGCCGAGAGCGTGGAGTGGTTCAAGGAGAACGGCGGTCTGCGGCGGGAGAACGGCGACCGTTTCCGGTCCGCGCTGCTGGCGGTCGGCGGCTCCAGGGACGCGATGGACGCCTTCCGCGACTTCCGCGGGCGCGACCCGCGCATCGAGCCGCTCCTGGAGCGCCGCGGCCTGCTGGCCTGA